From Stenotrophomonas nitritireducens, the proteins below share one genomic window:
- a CDS encoding hydroxymethylglutaryl-CoA lyase, translating into MNDFVRIVEVGPRDGLQNEKQQVATADKIELIDRLTATGLRSIEATSFVSPKWVPQLADAAEVFAGIHRKPGVSYPVLVPNEQGYERALAVGATEVAVFTAASEQFNRTNTNAGIEESLQRFEPILARASKDGVRVRGYVSTVLGCPYQGEVPLADVVRVATRLHAMGCYEISLGDTIGVGTPHKARAMLQAVAAELPMAALAVHFHDTYGQALANIATCLEEGVRVVDSAVAGTGGCPYARGASGNVASEDVIYMLHGMGMSTGVDLPALAATGNWLAERLGRQTGSKTGRALTVS; encoded by the coding sequence ATGAACGATTTCGTCCGTATCGTCGAAGTAGGCCCGCGTGACGGCCTGCAGAATGAAAAACAACAGGTTGCCACCGCCGACAAGATCGAACTGATCGACCGGCTGACGGCCACCGGCCTGCGCAGCATCGAGGCCACCAGCTTCGTCAGCCCCAAGTGGGTGCCACAGCTGGCCGACGCCGCCGAGGTATTTGCCGGCATCCATAGAAAGCCCGGGGTCAGCTACCCGGTGCTGGTCCCCAACGAACAGGGCTACGAACGTGCCCTGGCGGTGGGCGCCACCGAGGTGGCGGTGTTCACCGCCGCCTCCGAACAGTTCAACCGCACCAATACCAATGCCGGCATCGAGGAGTCGCTGCAACGCTTCGAACCCATCCTGGCGCGGGCGTCCAAGGACGGCGTAAGAGTCCGCGGCTACGTCTCCACCGTACTGGGCTGCCCCTACCAAGGCGAGGTACCGTTGGCCGACGTCGTGCGCGTGGCCACCCGCCTGCATGCGATGGGCTGCTATGAGATATCGCTGGGCGACACCATTGGCGTCGGCACCCCGCACAAGGCACGGGCGATGCTGCAGGCGGTGGCCGCCGAGCTGCCGATGGCCGCGCTGGCGGTGCACTTCCACGACACCTACGGCCAGGCCCTGGCAAATATCGCCACCTGCCTGGAGGAAGGGGTGCGCGTGGTCGACTCCGCTGTAGCCGGTACCGGCGGCTGCCCCTATGCGCGCGGTGCAAGTGGTAATGTCGCCAGCGAAGACGTGATCTACATGTTGCACGGCATGGGGATGAGCACCGGCGTGGACCTGCCGGCGCTGGCCGCTACAGGGAACTGGCTCGCAGAACGACTGGGCCGGCAGACAGGCAGCAAGACAGGAAGGGCGTTGACAGTGTCATGA
- a CDS encoding enoyl-CoA hydratase-related protein encodes MSDALLVQHQGAVATLSMNRPDLHNAFDAALIAALTETLAALGADPAVRAVVLAGTGPSFSAGADLQWMRAMASASQEENRIDSLALARLMRTLDELPKPTIARVHGASFGGGVGLVACCDIAIAAEEARFGLTESRLGLLPAVISPYVIAAIGPRQARRWFATGEHFDAATAQQMGLVHQVVAADALDAAVQAQLKLLGKAGPVASASAKVLVREVHAAVGDRDGLDRANAGLIAALRASDEGREGLSAFLEKRPPRWAAH; translated from the coding sequence ATGAGCGATGCACTGCTCGTGCAGCACCAGGGCGCAGTAGCGACCCTTTCCATGAACCGGCCGGATCTGCACAACGCCTTTGACGCCGCTCTGATTGCCGCGTTGACTGAAACCCTGGCTGCGCTGGGCGCGGATCCGGCGGTACGCGCCGTTGTTCTGGCCGGCACCGGGCCCTCGTTCTCAGCGGGAGCCGACCTGCAATGGATGCGTGCCATGGCCAGCGCCAGCCAGGAAGAGAACCGCATCGACTCGTTGGCCTTGGCGCGGCTGATGCGCACCCTGGATGAGCTACCCAAGCCGACCATCGCCCGCGTCCATGGCGCCAGCTTCGGCGGCGGCGTCGGCCTGGTGGCCTGCTGCGATATCGCCATCGCCGCCGAGGAGGCGCGCTTCGGCCTGACCGAAAGCCGGCTGGGCCTGCTGCCGGCGGTGATCTCCCCCTATGTGATTGCCGCGATCGGCCCACGCCAGGCGCGCCGCTGGTTCGCTACCGGCGAACACTTCGATGCCGCCACCGCCCAGCAGATGGGGCTGGTGCACCAAGTGGTGGCTGCCGACGCATTGGATGCCGCCGTACAGGCCCAGCTCAAACTGCTGGGCAAGGCCGGCCCGGTCGCCAGTGCATCGGCCAAGGTGCTGGTACGCGAAGTACATGCCGCCGTCGGCGACCGCGACGGGCTGGACCGCGCCAATGCCGGCCTGATCGCCGCCCTGCGCGCCTCCGATGAAGGCCGCGAAGGCCTGTCCGCCTTTCTTGAGAAACGCCCGCCCCGTTGGGCCGCGCACTGA
- a CDS encoding FeoA family protein, translating to MTLSDLPLHASARVESVQDLHANDAIARRLRELGFVNGEEVRLVARGPVGGEPLLYQVGFTRFALRRSEAARVQVSAEGAQS from the coding sequence GTGACGTTGTCAGATTTGCCCCTGCACGCTTCAGCGCGGGTGGAGAGCGTTCAGGACCTGCATGCAAATGACGCCATTGCACGGCGTCTGCGCGAGCTGGGCTTCGTCAATGGAGAAGAGGTGCGTCTGGTCGCGCGCGGCCCGGTAGGCGGTGAGCCGTTGCTGTACCAGGTGGGCTTTACCCGCTTCGCCCTGCGTCGCAGTGAAGCGGCGCGGGTCCAGGTGAGCGCAGAAGGAGCGCAGTCATGA
- the feoB gene encoding ferrous iron transporter B translates to MSTAVARLALVGNPNSGKTALFNQLTGSRQKVANYSGVTVERKEGRMRGPSGQEYAVLDLPGAYSLQPASLDEAITRDLCRGFYPGEAAPDALICVIDATNLRLHLRFALEVRELGRPMVVALNMVDAARKRGIEIDVPALEKALGVPVVETVAVRHNGARALVERIDALVPQLDAMPVHPVEPGADYHVQVRDILASAVRMPAPTAKVDDALDRWLLHPVYGLMTLAVVMFLIFQAVYAWATPLMDGIEAGFAWLGQFAAANLPEGPLSSLLVDGIIAGVGGVLVFLPQILILFAFILALEESGYLPRAAFLLDRMMAAAGLSGRSFIPLLSSFACAVPGIMSTRSIQDPRDRLATILVAPLMTCSARLPVYALLIGAFIPAKTVWGVFNQQGLVLFALYVAGILSALVMSWTMKKFRRDKSEHPLMLELPSYRLPNPRDLLVGLYERAMIFLKRVGGIILSLTILLWFLLSYPGAPENATMPAIDYSFAGQIGHAMAVIFAPLGFNWQICIALIPGMGAREVAVSSLATIYALSAADDDAAIQALTPVISDGWTLATGLSLMVWFIYAPMCISTLATIKRETNSWKQMAFATVYLFGAAYLAAFVTYQVAVALGAG, encoded by the coding sequence ATGAGTACGGCAGTTGCACGGTTGGCCCTGGTCGGCAACCCGAACAGCGGCAAGACCGCGCTGTTCAACCAGTTGACCGGCAGCCGCCAGAAGGTGGCCAACTACAGCGGTGTCACCGTGGAGCGCAAGGAAGGCCGCATGCGCGGGCCGTCCGGGCAGGAATACGCGGTATTGGACCTGCCAGGCGCCTACAGCCTGCAGCCGGCCAGTCTGGACGAGGCGATCACCCGTGACCTGTGCCGTGGCTTCTACCCCGGCGAAGCCGCTCCGGATGCGCTGATCTGCGTCATCGACGCCACCAACCTGCGCTTGCACCTGCGTTTCGCGCTGGAAGTGCGTGAGCTGGGCAGGCCGATGGTGGTGGCTTTGAACATGGTCGATGCGGCGCGCAAACGTGGCATCGAGATCGATGTGCCAGCGCTGGAAAAGGCGCTTGGCGTGCCGGTGGTGGAGACCGTGGCGGTTCGCCACAACGGCGCCCGCGCGCTGGTCGAGCGCATCGATGCGCTGGTGCCGCAACTGGACGCGATGCCGGTGCACCCGGTCGAACCTGGCGCTGACTACCACGTGCAGGTGCGCGATATCCTGGCATCGGCCGTGCGCATGCCCGCGCCGACCGCCAAGGTGGACGACGCGCTGGACCGCTGGTTGCTGCACCCGGTCTACGGCCTGATGACCCTGGCCGTGGTCATGTTCCTTATTTTCCAGGCGGTGTATGCCTGGGCTACGCCGTTGATGGACGGTATCGAGGCCGGTTTCGCCTGGCTGGGGCAGTTCGCGGCGGCCAATCTGCCGGAAGGGCCGCTGAGCAGCCTGCTGGTGGACGGCATCATTGCCGGTGTCGGTGGTGTGCTGGTGTTCCTGCCGCAGATCTTGATCCTGTTCGCCTTCATTCTGGCCCTGGAAGAATCCGGCTATCTGCCGCGCGCTGCTTTCCTGCTTGATCGGATGATGGCGGCGGCGGGTTTGTCGGGGCGTTCGTTCATCCCGCTGCTGTCCAGCTTCGCCTGCGCGGTGCCGGGCATCATGTCGACCCGCTCGATCCAGGACCCGCGTGACCGCCTGGCCACCATTCTGGTGGCGCCGCTGATGACCTGCTCAGCACGCCTGCCGGTGTATGCGCTGCTGATCGGCGCCTTCATCCCGGCGAAGACCGTGTGGGGCGTGTTCAACCAGCAGGGTCTGGTGCTGTTTGCGCTGTACGTGGCGGGCATCCTCAGTGCGCTGGTGATGTCGTGGACGATGAAGAAGTTCCGCCGCGACAAGAGCGAGCATCCGCTGATGCTGGAGCTGCCGTCCTACCGGCTGCCCAACCCGCGCGACCTGCTGGTAGGCCTGTACGAACGCGCGATGATCTTCCTCAAGCGCGTCGGCGGCATCATCCTGTCGCTGACCATCCTGCTGTGGTTCCTGCTGTCGTACCCGGGTGCGCCGGAGAACGCGACCATGCCGGCCATCGATTACAGCTTCGCCGGCCAGATCGGTCATGCGATGGCGGTGATCTTCGCTCCGCTGGGCTTCAACTGGCAGATCTGCATTGCCTTGATTCCCGGCATGGGGGCGCGTGAGGTGGCGGTGTCCTCGCTGGCCACGATCTACGCGCTGTCCGCTGCAGATGACGACGCCGCCATCCAGGCACTGACCCCGGTGATCAGCGACGGCTGGACGCTGGCGACCGGCCTGTCGCTGATGGTGTGGTTCATCTACGCGCCGATGTGCATTTCCACTTTGGCCACCATCAAGCGCGAGACCAACTCGTGGAAGCAGATGGCCTTTGCCACGGTGTACCTGTTTGGCGCGGCCTATCTGGCGGCGTTCGTCACCTACCAGGTGGCAGTGGCGTTGGGAGCCGGCTGA
- a CDS encoding DUF6587 family protein: protein MDKSLLLQLQYLIIAVAVLVSAWVVLKKQFPGVLRKLRGVLALWLVRPQRSPRLQAWGRRLAPPAASSGGACGGCSSCGPSEPKQH from the coding sequence ATGGACAAGAGCCTGTTGCTGCAACTGCAATATCTGATCATCGCCGTGGCGGTGCTGGTCAGTGCCTGGGTGGTGCTGAAGAAGCAGTTCCCGGGTGTATTGCGCAAGCTGCGTGGCGTATTGGCGTTGTGGCTGGTGCGGCCGCAGCGTTCGCCGCGCCTGCAGGCCTGGGGGCGCCGCCTGGCGCCGCCGGCGGCCAGTAGTGGCGGTGCCTGTGGCGGTTGCAGCAGTTGCGGGCCCAGCGAGCCGAAACAACATTGA
- the dapB gene encoding 4-hydroxy-tetrahydrodipicolinate reductase, with translation MNTTPTRLLIHGASGRMGQALLRLAAEDSSLQVVAAVVRKPPIQRVIDGIPHFAASELAGAPVFDVAIDFSLPEGFDPILALCAERGVGLVSGTTGISDQQQAALAAAAARIPLVWATNFSLGVAVLAELVERAAAALPGWDCDIVESHHVHKKDAPSGTALTLGESALHGGAEPRYASLRAGDIIGEHFVQFTGLGERVELVHRATNRDIFARGALHAAKQLRQRSPGQYRVRDLLGNVTQA, from the coding sequence ATGAATACGACTCCCACCCGTTTGTTGATCCACGGTGCCTCCGGGCGCATGGGTCAGGCCCTGCTGCGTCTTGCGGCAGAAGATTCCTCGTTGCAGGTGGTTGCTGCGGTAGTGCGCAAACCGCCGATCCAGCGTGTGATCGATGGCATCCCGCACTTTGCCGCCAGTGAGCTGGCCGGCGCGCCGGTCTTTGATGTGGCGATCGACTTCAGCCTGCCCGAAGGGTTTGACCCGATTCTGGCGCTGTGTGCGGAGCGGGGCGTGGGCCTGGTCTCGGGTACTACCGGTATCAGTGACCAACAGCAGGCGGCGCTGGCCGCGGCAGCGGCCAGGATTCCACTGGTTTGGGCGACCAATTTCAGCCTGGGCGTGGCAGTGCTGGCCGAGCTGGTGGAGCGGGCGGCGGCGGCGTTGCCGGGCTGGGACTGCGACATCGTCGAGTCGCACCATGTGCACAAGAAGGACGCGCCTTCGGGCACCGCGCTGACGTTGGGCGAATCGGCGCTGCACGGTGGCGCGGAGCCGCGCTACGCCAGCCTGCGTGCCGGTGACATCATCGGCGAGCATTTCGTGCAGTTCACCGGCCTGGGCGAGCGGGTAGAGCTGGTGCACCGGGCTACCAACCGCGACATTTTCGCGCGCGGCGCGCTGCATGCGGCCAAACAGCTGCGCCAGCGCAGCCCGGGGCAATACCGGGTACGCGACCTGTTGGGAAACGTGACGCAGGCCTGA
- the carA gene encoding glutamine-hydrolyzing carbamoyl-phosphate synthase small subunit has protein sequence MTQAAILVLEDGTVFEGESVGAPGLSVGEVVFNTAMTGYQEMLTDPSYARQMITLTYPHIGNTGMNDQDNEAAKVWASGLIVRDVPRRPSSWRNQVSLQDWLIQRGVVAISGIDTRKLTRILRERGAQNGALMAGPGIDVEKALEAARKFPGLKGMDLAKVVSTDKPYSWADGQLDLDSNEFARAEPKFKVVAYDFGVKTNILRMLAERGCELTVVPAQTPAAEVLAMNPDGVFLSNGPGDPEPCDYAISAIKTFVEKKVPTFGICLGHQLLGLAAGAKTMKMGHGHHGANHPVQDIDDGRVMITSQNHGFAIDESVLPANVRVTHRSLFDQTIQGIALTDAPAFSFQGHPEASPGPRDVAPLFDRFITMMEKAQA, from the coding sequence GTGACCCAAGCCGCAATTCTCGTGCTCGAAGACGGCACCGTATTCGAGGGCGAATCCGTAGGCGCGCCCGGCCTATCCGTGGGTGAGGTGGTGTTCAACACCGCCATGACCGGTTATCAGGAAATGCTGACCGATCCGTCCTACGCCCGGCAGATGATCACCCTGACCTACCCGCATATCGGCAACACCGGTATGAACGACCAGGACAATGAAGCCGCCAAGGTATGGGCATCGGGCCTGATCGTGCGCGATGTGCCGCGCCGCCCGAGCAGCTGGCGCAACCAGGTGTCGCTGCAGGATTGGTTGATCCAGCGCGGCGTGGTGGCCATCTCCGGCATCGACACCCGCAAGCTGACCCGCATCCTGCGTGAGCGCGGCGCACAGAACGGCGCACTGATGGCCGGCCCCGGCATCGACGTCGAGAAGGCACTGGAAGCGGCACGCAAGTTCCCCGGCCTGAAGGGCATGGATCTGGCCAAGGTGGTCAGCACCGACAAGCCCTACAGCTGGGCTGACGGCCAGCTGGACTTGGACAGCAATGAATTCGCCCGCGCCGAACCGAAGTTCAAGGTTGTGGCCTACGACTTCGGCGTGAAGACCAACATCCTGCGCATGCTGGCCGAACGCGGCTGCGAGCTGACCGTGGTGCCGGCACAGACCCCGGCGGCTGAGGTGCTGGCGATGAATCCGGACGGCGTGTTCCTGTCCAACGGCCCGGGTGATCCGGAACCCTGTGACTACGCCATCAGCGCGATCAAGACCTTCGTCGAGAAGAAGGTGCCGACCTTCGGTATCTGCCTGGGCCACCAGCTGCTGGGCCTGGCCGCAGGCGCCAAGACGATGAAGATGGGCCATGGCCACCACGGTGCCAACCACCCGGTGCAGGACATCGACGACGGCCGGGTGATGATCACCTCGCAGAACCACGGCTTCGCTATCGACGAAAGCGTGCTGCCGGCCAATGTGCGGGTTACCCACCGCTCGCTGTTCGACCAGACCATCCAGGGCATCGCCCTGACCGACGCGCCGGCGTTCTCCTTCCAGGGTCACCCGGAAGCGTCGCCAGGCCCACGTGACGTGGCCCCGTTGTTTGACCGCTTCATCACCATGATGGAAAAGGCCCAGGCCTGA
- a CDS encoding DUF6973 domain-containing protein: MVALVLAAYPSFVLANVYWKFFQADLPGGRNGPADAYRHSLASAIVAFTLSPRCVDWVTAVMEDDGRGNASRAMDAHNNRIGARLGAAAPSWAAMQRDVRAAVEHGAVNAASTDQITWLAPMAWQERIY; encoded by the coding sequence ATGGTTGCCTTGGTGCTGGCTGCCTATCCGAGCTTCGTGCTTGCCAATGTCTACTGGAAGTTTTTCCAGGCCGATCTACCCGGCGGACGTAACGGTCCTGCCGACGCCTATCGGCACAGTCTGGCCAGCGCCATCGTTGCATTCACCTTGTCGCCGCGCTGCGTCGATTGGGTGACGGCAGTAATGGAAGACGACGGTCGGGGCAATGCAAGCCGGGCCATGGATGCCCACAACAATCGGATCGGCGCGCGCTTGGGCGCGGCCGCTCCCAGCTGGGCCGCGATGCAGCGCGACGTACGCGCCGCGGTCGAACACGGAGCGGTCAACGCCGCTTCAACCGATCAGATAACCTGGCTCGCCCCGATGGCGTGGCAGGAACGAATTTACTGA
- the carB gene encoding carbamoyl-phosphate synthase large subunit, whose protein sequence is MPKRTDLKTILIIGAGPIVIGQACEFDYSGAQACKALRDEGYRVVLVNSNPATIMTDPEMADAVYIEPINWQMVAKIIEKERPDALLPTMGGQTALNCALDLADNGVLEKYNVELIGAKREAIMMAEDRELFRVAMGEIGLECPTAAVAHTLEEALEIQARVGYPTIIRPSFTLGGSGGGIAYNREELIEIVGRGLELSPTSEVLVEESVLGWKEFEMEVVRDTADNCIIVCSIENLDPMGVHTGDSITVAPAQTLTDKEYQRLRDASIAVLRKIGVDTGGSNVQFGISPTTGRVVVIEMNPRVSRSSALASKATGFPIAKVAAKLAVGYTLDELKNEITGGLTPASFEPSIDYVVTKIPRFAFEKFPAADARLTTQMKSVGEVMAMGRTFKESLQKALRGLETGKVGLDPTELDLNNEDDIATMKRELKAPGPERLFFVGDAFRSGLSVEDIFAMSHIDPWFLDQIEEIIADEKQVHAEGIDSLNAARLRQLKRAGFSDARLAQLTGTNEAAIRALRRAHKVRPVYKRVDSCAGEFATGTAYLYSTYEDECEAAPSNRDKIMILGGGPNRIGQGIEFDYCCVHAALALREDGYETIMVNCNPETVSTDYDTSDRLYFEPLTLEDVLEIVELEQPKGVIVQYGGQTPLKLARALEANGVPVIGTSPDSIDLAEDRERFQQLVDKLGLKQPPNRIARNDQEALLLAREIGYPLVVRPSYVLGGRAMEIVYSESDLARYVRDAVKVSNDSPVLLDHFLDAAVEADVDIICDKDGNVLIGGVMEHIEEAGVHSGDSSCSLPPYSLSGETQAELRRQVTELAKALKVVGLMNTQFAIQADADGNDVIFLLEVNPRASRTVPFVSKATGMALAKIAARCMAGKTLAEQGATKEIVPDYYSVKEAIFPFAKFQGVDPILGPEMRSTGEVMGVGRTFSAAFARAQEAGSIKTPPVGKVFISVRDADKQRVMPAVQGLVERGYSLVATRGTAAWLQQHGYTCDVVNKVVEGRPHIVDSIKNGEIVYIVNTTEGRAAINDSFSIRREALQNRITYSTTVAGAKALVQSLEFRGTGPVLSLQELHKELNA, encoded by the coding sequence ATGCCAAAGCGCACCGACCTAAAAACCATCCTGATCATCGGCGCCGGCCCGATCGTCATCGGCCAAGCCTGTGAGTTCGACTACTCCGGCGCGCAGGCGTGCAAGGCGCTGCGTGACGAGGGTTACCGCGTGGTGTTGGTGAACTCCAACCCGGCCACCATCATGACCGACCCGGAGATGGCCGACGCCGTCTACATCGAGCCGATCAACTGGCAGATGGTCGCGAAGATCATCGAGAAGGAGCGCCCCGACGCGCTGCTGCCGACCATGGGCGGCCAGACCGCGCTGAACTGCGCGCTGGACCTGGCTGACAATGGCGTGCTGGAGAAGTACAACGTCGAACTGATCGGCGCCAAGCGCGAAGCGATCATGATGGCCGAAGACCGCGAGCTGTTCCGCGTGGCGATGGGCGAGATCGGTCTGGAATGCCCGACCGCTGCCGTCGCCCACACGCTGGAAGAAGCGCTGGAAATCCAGGCCCGCGTTGGTTACCCGACCATCATCCGTCCGTCCTTCACCCTGGGCGGCAGTGGCGGCGGCATCGCCTACAACCGCGAAGAGCTGATCGAGATCGTTGGCCGCGGCCTGGAACTGTCGCCGACCAGCGAAGTGCTGGTGGAAGAGTCGGTGCTGGGCTGGAAGGAATTCGAGATGGAAGTGGTCCGCGACACCGCGGACAACTGCATCATCGTCTGCTCGATCGAGAACCTCGACCCGATGGGCGTGCACACCGGTGACTCGATCACCGTGGCGCCGGCACAGACCCTGACCGACAAGGAATACCAGCGCCTGCGCGATGCCTCCATCGCCGTGCTGCGCAAGATCGGCGTGGACACCGGCGGCTCCAACGTGCAGTTCGGCATCAGCCCGACCACCGGCCGCGTAGTGGTGATCGAGATGAACCCGCGCGTGTCGCGTTCCTCGGCACTGGCCTCCAAGGCTACCGGCTTCCCGATCGCCAAGGTCGCAGCCAAGCTGGCTGTGGGTTACACCCTGGACGAATTGAAGAACGAGATCACCGGCGGCCTGACCCCTGCCTCGTTCGAGCCGTCGATCGATTACGTCGTCACCAAGATTCCGCGCTTTGCTTTCGAGAAGTTCCCGGCCGCCGACGCCCGCCTGACCACCCAGATGAAGTCGGTGGGCGAGGTGATGGCGATGGGCCGCACCTTCAAGGAATCGCTGCAGAAGGCCTTGCGTGGCCTGGAAACCGGCAAGGTCGGCCTCGACCCGACCGAGCTGGATCTGAACAACGAAGACGACATCGCCACCATGAAGCGCGAGCTCAAGGCCCCGGGCCCGGAGCGTCTGTTCTTCGTCGGTGATGCCTTCCGCAGTGGCCTGAGCGTCGAAGACATCTTCGCGATGTCGCATATCGACCCGTGGTTCCTCGACCAGATCGAGGAAATCATCGCCGACGAAAAGCAGGTGCACGCCGAAGGCATCGACTCGCTCAACGCTGCGCGCCTGCGCCAGCTCAAGCGCGCTGGTTTCTCCGATGCGCGCCTGGCCCAGCTGACCGGCACCAACGAAGCAGCCATCCGTGCGTTGCGCCGTGCACACAAGGTGCGCCCGGTCTACAAGCGCGTGGATTCCTGCGCCGGTGAGTTCGCCACCGGTACCGCTTACCTGTACTCCACCTACGAGGACGAGTGCGAGGCCGCGCCGAGCAACCGCGACAAGATCATGATCCTGGGTGGCGGCCCGAACCGCATCGGCCAGGGCATCGAGTTCGACTACTGCTGCGTGCATGCTGCGCTCGCCCTGCGCGAGGACGGCTATGAAACCATCATGGTCAACTGCAACCCGGAAACCGTCTCCACCGATTACGACACCTCCGACCGCCTGTACTTCGAGCCGCTGACGCTGGAAGACGTGCTGGAAATCGTCGAGCTGGAACAGCCCAAGGGCGTGATCGTGCAGTACGGCGGGCAGACCCCGCTGAAGCTGGCACGCGCGCTGGAAGCCAATGGCGTGCCGGTGATCGGCACCTCGCCGGACTCCATCGATCTGGCCGAAGACCGTGAGCGTTTCCAGCAGCTGGTCGACAAGCTCGGCCTGAAGCAGCCGCCGAACCGTATTGCCCGCAACGACCAGGAAGCCCTGCTGTTGGCCCGCGAAATCGGCTACCCGCTGGTGGTGCGCCCGAGCTATGTGCTCGGTGGCCGTGCGATGGAGATTGTTTACAGCGAATCCGACCTGGCCCGCTACGTGCGCGACGCGGTCAAGGTGTCGAACGATTCGCCGGTGCTGCTGGATCACTTCCTGGATGCGGCGGTTGAAGCCGACGTCGACATCATCTGCGACAAGGATGGCAACGTCCTGATCGGCGGCGTGATGGAGCACATCGAAGAAGCCGGCGTGCACTCCGGTGACTCGTCCTGCTCGCTGCCGCCGTACTCGCTGTCTGGCGAAACCCAGGCCGAACTGCGCCGCCAGGTCACCGAGCTGGCCAAGGCGTTGAAAGTTGTCGGCCTGATGAACACCCAGTTCGCGATCCAGGCCGATGCCGACGGCAACGACGTGATCTTCCTGCTGGAAGTGAACCCGCGCGCCTCGCGCACCGTGCCGTTCGTGTCCAAGGCCACAGGCATGGCGCTGGCCAAGATCGCCGCCCGCTGCATGGCCGGCAAGACCCTGGCCGAGCAGGGCGCTACCAAGGAAATCGTGCCGGACTATTACTCGGTGAAGGAAGCCATCTTCCCGTTCGCCAAGTTCCAGGGTGTGGACCCGATCCTCGGGCCGGAGATGCGCTCTACCGGCGAGGTGATGGGCGTGGGCCGCACCTTCAGCGCCGCCTTCGCACGTGCGCAGGAAGCCGGCAGCATCAAGACCCCGCCGGTCGGCAAGGTCTTCATCTCGGTGCGCGACGCTGACAAGCAGCGCGTGATGCCGGCGGTGCAGGGCCTGGTCGAGCGTGGTTATTCGCTGGTGGCTACCCGTGGCACCGCTGCCTGGTTGCAGCAGCACGGTTACACCTGCGATGTGGTCAACAAGGTGGTTGAAGGCCGTCCGCACATCGTGGACAGCATCAAGAATGGCGAGATCGTCTATATCGTCAACACGACCGAAGGCCGTGCGGCGATCAACGACTCGTTCTCGATCCGTCGCGAAGCACTGCAGAACCGCATCACGTACTCCACCACGGTTGCCGGCGCCAAGGCGCTGGTGCAGTCGCTGGAGTTCCGTGGGACCGGTCCGGTGTTGTCGCTGCAGGAACTGCACAAGGAGTTGAATGCATGA
- the greA gene encoding transcription elongation factor GreA: MRAPITMKGAKRLRDELDHLKSEKRPKVIAAIAEAREHGDLKENAEYHAAREEQSFIEGRIKLLEGELSHSEVIDITKLNAGSKVVFGATVTLADVENDEEKRYQIVGDLEADIKLGLIAISSPVARALIGKNEGDAIAIAAPAGQREYEIISVEYLD; encoded by the coding sequence ATGAGAGCCCCCATCACGATGAAGGGCGCCAAGCGCCTGCGTGACGAGCTGGATCACCTGAAGTCGGAAAAGCGCCCCAAGGTCATCGCTGCCATCGCCGAAGCGCGCGAGCACGGCGACCTGAAGGAAAACGCCGAGTACCATGCTGCCCGCGAAGAGCAGAGCTTCATCGAAGGCCGCATCAAGCTGCTGGAAGGTGAGCTGTCGCACTCGGAAGTGATCGACATCACCAAGCTCAACGCCGGCAGCAAGGTGGTTTTCGGCGCGACGGTGACCTTGGCTGACGTCGAAAACGACGAAGAGAAGCGTTACCAGATCGTCGGTGACCTGGAAGCGGACATCAAGCTGGGCTTGATTGCCATTTCCTCGCCGGTGGCACGCGCCCTGATCGGCAAGAACGAGGGCGATGCGATCGCCATCGCCGCGCCGGCCGGCCAGCGCGAGTACGAAATCATCAGCGTCGAATACCTCGACTGA